The following coding sequences lie in one Drosophila bipectinata strain 14024-0381.07 chromosome XR, DbipHiC1v2, whole genome shotgun sequence genomic window:
- the LOC108122823 gene encoding uncharacterized protein, whose product MSHSVTITRTTTSTTNTSYIVLNTGYLKTFPGILKLFELIIGAAIVGILAYNYEDYRRYFNHQQDLFHFLMATTFMIGTFCLLLACLTSLSTGGIIAKTIYELIYHSVAAILLLASSIVLLLRLRDVKHDGYMAAGVLGLVNAVLYFISAFLAHRSYRGI is encoded by the exons ATGTCTCACTCAGTGACTATCAcccgcaccaccaccagcaccaccaacaCCTCCTACATTGTCCTGAACACGGGCTACCTCAAGACCTTCCCCGGAATCCTCAAGCTATTCGAGCTC ATCATTGGAGCAGCTATTGTGGGAATCCTGGCGTATAACTATGAGGACTACCGTCGCTACTTCAACCATCAGCAGGACCTGTTCCACTTCCTGATGGCCACAACCTTTATGATAGGGACATTCTGTCTACTCCTCGCCTGTCTCACCTCGCTGAGCACGGGAGGCATCATTGCCAAGACGATTTAT GAGCTGATCTACCACAGCGTAGCTGCTATTCTGCTGCTGGCCTCCTCCATTGTGCTGCTCCTCAGGCTGCGCGACGTCAAGCACGACGGCTACATGGCGGCCGGAGTCCTTGGACTGGTGAACGCCGTCCTGTACTTCATCAGCGCCTTCCTGGCCCACCGCTCCTACCGCGGCATTTAA
- the Drak gene encoding death-associated protein kinase related, producing MFTEKGIFPIGDGLLDIDDDRLKGLLVSHDINEIYEVEQTPFARGKFAAVRRAIHKNTGSHFAAKFLKRRRRAQSSDKEIKHEIAVLMLCAGEHNIVNLNAVHETRSDTALLLELATGGELQTILDNEECLTEGQARHCMREVLKALKFLHDRSIAHLDLKPQNILLAGERIEDGLKLCDFGISRVVCEGINVREMAGTPDYVAPEVLQYEPLSLLTDIWSVGVLTYVLLSGFSPFGGDTKQETFLNISQCALTFPNNLFGGVSPVAIDFIRRALRIKPNDRMSAAGCLEHVWLKDDCSLDRTIFLQSQSDAEEEDDDVEDVEEEEDEEEVPAADPFDEEKEPADQDPIKEPQTQSQPQTQQHTPPAATQTVGSHSPKPSIASKPTHNGHYRANSSGSISKIPIATSKLLSSPSCETTTAIHTFGNGSTQKPTQIVTPTRRASDSDKENTFTATFVKKPVATIQLGSSNGIEDATVVAATLTLFPDAPTTPKVIRKTPTGESHRSATSVKALVKKFQLEDFTGLATGGRRSGGAAPVSPTTPTTTATRMITIRRASEPLTVVNKKQPSPTLHGNPSPSPGSSPTSSSGSTAALLIHSQRLGTTSALASHIPSNASSTTAKSAPPSASAPASVSVTATSNSSSSGKAAGGPSSASAHHLHHHHMHHHHHHHHHVVIAAKNAAAVAATNNLSLDQGIIC from the exons aTGTTCACCGAAAAGGGAATCTTCCCGATTGGCGACGGACTACTGGATATAGACGACGATCGCCTCAAGGGACTACTCGTCTCGCACGACATCAACGAAATATACGAGGTCGAACAGACACCATTTGCCAG GGGCAAATTCGCCGCCGTGCGACGCGCCATTCACAAGAACACGGGCTCCCACTTCGCGGCGAAGTTCCTGAAGCGCCGACGCCGGGCGCAGAGTAGCGACAAGGAGATCAAACACGAGATCGCGGTTCTAATGCTCTGCGCAGGAGAGCACAACATCGTCAACCTCAACGCGGTCCACGAGACGCGCTCGGACACAGCACTGCTCCTGGAGCT GGCCACTGGTGGCGAGCTGCAGACGATCCTGGACAACGAGGAGTGCCTGACCGAAGGACAGGCCCGCCACTGCATGCGCGAGGTGCTTAAGGCGCTTAAGTTCCTACACGACCGCTCCATCGCCCACCTGGACCTCAAGCCGCAGAACATCCTGCTCGCCGGCGAGCGCATAGAAG ATGGCCTCAAACTGTGCGACTTTGGGATCTCGCGGGTCGTGTGCGAGGGAATAAATGTGCGGGAAATGGCCGGAACCCCCGACTACGTGGCTCCCGAGGTGCTCCAGTACGAACCCCTCTCCCTTCTGACAGACATCTGGTCGGTGGGAGTGCTCACCTACGTCCTGCTCTCCGGCTTCTCGCCCTTCGGCGGCGACACCAAGCAGGAGACCTTCCTCAACATCTCGCAGTGCGCCCTCACGTTTCCGAACAACCTCTTCGGCGGTGTCTCCCCGGTGGCCATCGACTTTATCCGTCGCGCATTGCGAATTAAGCCAAA CGATCGCATGAGTGCCGCTGGCTGCCTGGAACACGTCTGGCTGAAGGACGACTGCTCCCTGGACAGAACCATATTTCTCCAGTCCCAAAGCGACGCCGAGGAGGAAGACGATGATGTCGAGGacgtggaggaggaggaggacgaggaaGAAGTGCCAGCGGCAGATCCGTTTGACGAGGAAAAGGAGCCGGCAGATCAGGACCCGATAAAGGAGCCACAGACACAGTCACAGCCACAGACCCAGCAACATACTCCTCCCGCTGCCACCCAGACGGTGGGATCGCATTCGCCAAAGCCGAGCATTGCCAGCAAGCCGACGCACAACGGTCACTACCGAGCgaacagcagcggcagcatcTCCAAGATCCCGATCGCCACCAGCAAGCTACTGAGCAGCCCCAGCTGCGAGACCACCACTGCGATCCACACCTTCGGGAACGGAAGCACTCAGAAGCCCACCCAAATAGTGACGCCTACGCGAAGGGCCTCGGACTCGGACAAGGAGAACACCTTCACAGCCACCTTTGTGAAGAAGCCGGTGGCCACAATCCAGCTGGGCAGCTCCAACGGCATTGAGGACGCTACAGTGGTGGCCGCAACCCTCACACTGTTCCCGGACGCTCCAACTACACCGAAGGTGATCCGCAAGACGCCGACGGGGGAGTCGCACAGGTCGGCCACGTCAGTGAAGGCCTTGGTGAAGAAGTTCCAACTGGAGGACTTTACGGGACTGGCGACAGGAGGCCGCCGGAGCGGAGGAGCCGCGCCAGTTTCGCCCACAACGCCGACGACAACAGCCACACGAATGATTACCATCCGGCGGGCCTCCGAGCCCCTGACTGTGGTGAACAAGAAGCAGCCGTCGCCAACTCTGCACGGAAACCCGAGCCCCAGCCCCGGCAGCAGTCCCACCAGCTCCTCGGGCAGCACGGCCGCCTTGCTGATCCACAGCCAGCGCCTGGGCACCACATCGGCGCTCGCCAGCCACATACCCAGCAATGCCAGCAGCACCACTGCCAAATCTGCACCACCATCCGCATCTGCTCCAGCATCTGTATCTGTCACAGCCACCTCGAACAGCAGTAGTTCAGGAAAAGCGGCAGGCGGCCCTAGCTCTGCGTCTGCCCACCAtctgcaccaccaccacatgcaccatcatcaccaccaccaccaccacgtGGTGATCGCGGCGAAGAACGCAGCCGCCGTGGCCGCTACCAACAACCTGAGTCTGGACCAGGGTATCATCTGTTAG